A part of Sinorhizobium chiapasense genomic DNA contains:
- a CDS encoding N-acetylmuramoyl-L-alanine amidase yields MTASAADLRAAEPLLAFGARIAGDDARTRIVVEFDRKPEFSIHYVANPVRVIVDLPETSFGLKPESLEPRGLFDAIRYGGMGVGTSRLVLSAKGPVEVSHVEVKPEEDGKSFRLVLDAERIDQARFDELLNGQQWTGTMRAVKTDRPVAVVKDPGAFVIAVDPGHGGIDTGAIGNVTKTEEKHVTLAFAEELVATLKREAGIEAFLTRERDEFLSLPQRVQIARQKGANLFISVHADTLKQKDIRGATVYTISDKASDHLAANLAERENLSDEIAGVPLQSEPAEVADILIDLTRRETQAFSVNLARTVVSSFEGQIKLINNPHRHAGFRVLQAPDVPSVLLELGFLSNKDDEKQLLDPEWRKRVSSLLGVAVRRYRETAVANGG; encoded by the coding sequence ATGACCGCCAGCGCCGCCGACTTGAGGGCCGCCGAACCGCTGCTCGCCTTCGGTGCCCGGATTGCTGGCGACGATGCCCGCACGCGCATCGTGGTGGAATTCGATCGCAAGCCGGAATTCTCGATCCATTACGTCGCAAATCCGGTCCGCGTCATCGTTGACTTGCCGGAGACGTCCTTCGGGCTGAAGCCGGAGAGCCTGGAACCACGCGGGCTTTTCGACGCCATCCGCTATGGGGGAATGGGGGTAGGCACGTCGCGGCTCGTCTTGTCCGCCAAAGGGCCGGTCGAAGTCAGCCATGTGGAAGTGAAGCCGGAAGAAGATGGCAAGAGCTTCCGGCTCGTCCTTGATGCCGAAAGGATCGACCAGGCCCGCTTCGATGAACTTCTCAACGGCCAGCAGTGGACGGGAACGATGCGTGCGGTAAAGACCGATCGGCCGGTCGCCGTCGTGAAGGATCCCGGCGCCTTTGTCATTGCTGTCGACCCTGGCCATGGCGGCATCGATACGGGCGCAATCGGCAACGTCACCAAGACCGAGGAAAAGCATGTGACGCTCGCCTTCGCTGAAGAACTGGTCGCGACGCTCAAGCGCGAAGCCGGTATCGAGGCATTCCTGACACGCGAGCGCGACGAGTTTCTGTCGCTGCCGCAGCGTGTGCAGATCGCGCGGCAGAAGGGCGCCAATCTGTTCATCTCCGTTCACGCCGACACGCTGAAACAGAAGGACATTCGCGGGGCCACGGTCTACACCATTTCCGACAAGGCATCCGACCATCTCGCAGCCAATCTCGCCGAACGCGAAAACCTGTCCGACGAGATCGCCGGCGTACCGCTGCAAAGTGAGCCGGCGGAAGTGGCGGACATCCTGATTGACCTTACGCGCCGCGAAACCCAAGCCTTCTCGGTCAATCTGGCGCGCACCGTCGTTTCGTCCTTCGAAGGCCAGATCAAGCTGATCAACAATCCGCATCGTCACGCGGGTTTCCGCGTCCTGCAGGCGCCGGACGTGCCCTCCGTCCTGCTCGAACTGGGCTTCCTTTCGAACAAGGACGATGAGAAGCAGTTGCTCGATCCGGAATGGCGCAAGAGGGTGTCGAGTCTGCTTGGGGTGGCCGTTCGACGCTATCGCGAGACGGCGGTCGCGAACGGAGGCTAG
- a CDS encoding penicillin-binding protein 1A: MIRLIGYFFGIGAFLLLGIAAAVAIYLGAITKDLPDYEVLAKYAPPVTTRFHAGNGALMAEYARERRLYLPIQAIPDRVKAAFISAEDKNFYQHPGVDITGLFRAIAVNVQNFGSGRRPVGASTITQQVAKNFLLTSDQTIDRKIKEAILSFRIEQAYSKDRILELYLNEIFFGLNSYGIAGAALTYFDKSVTELTVAETAYLAALPKGPANYHPFRKTEAAIERRNWVIDRMVENGYVTKTDGEDSKRQPLGVNPRRGGAHLFASDFFAEEVRRQIIQKYGDNALYEGGLSVRTSLDPHLQIVARKALQDGLLNYDERRGFHGPIKTIEIGGDWGEPLGTIAALSDVPEWKLAVVLSVDTEGAEIGIQPEKEASGKIVPERETGHISAKNMQWAYRSAGGQRKTAKSPEGVLGPGDVVYVEPTGEEGEYRLRQPPKVQGGLVAMDPHTGRVLAMVGGFSYGQSEFNRATQAMRQPGSSFKPFVYAAALDNGYTPASVILDAPIEIVAGGQVWRPENYGGGSAGPSTLRLGIEKSRNLMTVRLANDMGMNIVAEYAERFGIYDKMPPLLSMSLGSGETTVLRMVSAYAVIANGGKQIKPSLIDRIQDRYGKTIFRHEDRTCDNCNADDWDSQEEPVLTDNREQVLDPMTSYQITSMMEGVITRGTAAGKIKLDRPIAGKTGTTNDEKDAWFVGYTPDLVAGLYLGFDDPAPLGRGATGGSLSAPIFNAFIQEAVKGTRPSKFVVPEGMSLIPVNRKTGMAAVEGEPDTIIEAFKPGTGPADSFSVIGGLDQYVPPEEILRNSPQANQAVTSGSNGLF, from the coding sequence ATGATCAGACTGATTGGATATTTTTTCGGCATTGGTGCGTTTCTGCTGCTTGGCATCGCGGCGGCCGTCGCGATCTACCTTGGTGCCATCACCAAGGACCTGCCGGACTACGAGGTATTGGCCAAATACGCGCCGCCGGTAACCACGCGCTTCCACGCCGGTAATGGCGCCCTGATGGCCGAATATGCCCGCGAGCGTCGCCTCTACCTACCGATCCAGGCGATTCCGGACCGCGTCAAGGCAGCTTTCATTTCTGCCGAAGACAAGAATTTCTACCAGCATCCCGGTGTTGACATCACCGGTCTTTTTCGCGCCATCGCCGTCAATGTACAGAACTTCGGCTCCGGCCGGCGCCCGGTCGGCGCTTCGACGATCACCCAGCAGGTCGCGAAGAACTTCCTGCTGACCTCTGATCAAACCATCGATCGCAAGATCAAGGAAGCAATCCTCTCCTTCCGCATCGAGCAGGCCTACAGCAAGGATCGAATCCTCGAACTCTATCTCAACGAGATCTTCTTCGGCCTGAACTCCTACGGGATCGCCGGCGCCGCGCTGACCTATTTCGACAAGTCGGTGACCGAACTGACCGTTGCCGAGACCGCCTATCTCGCTGCATTGCCGAAAGGGCCGGCCAACTATCATCCCTTCCGCAAGACGGAAGCGGCGATCGAGCGCCGCAACTGGGTGATCGACCGGATGGTGGAAAACGGCTACGTGACCAAGACAGACGGGGAAGATTCGAAGAGGCAGCCGCTTGGAGTCAACCCGCGTCGCGGTGGCGCTCATCTTTTCGCATCGGACTTCTTCGCCGAGGAAGTGCGCCGTCAGATCATCCAGAAGTATGGAGACAACGCTCTCTACGAGGGCGGCCTTTCGGTGCGCACGTCGCTTGATCCGCATTTGCAGATCGTGGCGCGCAAGGCGCTGCAGGACGGGCTCCTGAACTATGACGAGCGCCGCGGCTTCCATGGCCCGATCAAGACGATTGAGATCGGCGGCGACTGGGGCGAACCGCTCGGAACGATCGCCGCCCTCAGCGATGTGCCGGAATGGAAGCTGGCGGTTGTCCTTTCGGTCGATACGGAAGGGGCGGAGATTGGTATCCAGCCGGAGAAGGAAGCATCCGGCAAGATCGTTCCGGAGCGCGAGACGGGGCACATCTCGGCAAAGAACATGCAATGGGCCTACCGTTCCGCCGGTGGCCAGCGCAAGACCGCCAAGTCGCCGGAAGGCGTGCTCGGCCCGGGTGACGTCGTCTATGTCGAGCCGACAGGCGAAGAGGGCGAATATCGACTGCGGCAGCCGCCGAAGGTGCAGGGCGGGCTGGTTGCGATGGACCCGCATACCGGCCGCGTGCTGGCGATGGTAGGCGGCTTCTCCTATGGCCAGTCGGAGTTCAACCGTGCGACGCAAGCGATGCGCCAGCCCGGTTCGTCCTTCAAGCCCTTCGTCTACGCCGCCGCGCTCGACAACGGCTATACGCCGGCCTCGGTTATCCTCGATGCGCCCATCGAGATTGTTGCCGGCGGCCAGGTCTGGCGGCCCGAGAACTACGGCGGCGGCTCTGCCGGTCCTTCGACCCTGCGTCTCGGCATCGAGAAGTCGCGTAACCTGATGACCGTGCGCCTTGCCAACGACATGGGCATGAACATCGTTGCCGAATATGCCGAGCGTTTCGGAATCTATGACAAGATGCCGCCGCTGCTTTCGATGTCGCTCGGCTCGGGCGAGACCACAGTGCTGCGCATGGTTTCGGCCTATGCCGTCATTGCCAATGGCGGCAAGCAGATCAAGCCGTCACTGATCGACCGGATCCAGGACCGTTATGGCAAGACCATCTTCCGCCACGAGGATCGGACCTGCGACAACTGCAACGCCGATGACTGGGACAGTCAGGAAGAGCCGGTGCTGACGGACAACCGTGAGCAGGTCCTCGATCCGATGACGTCCTATCAGATCACATCGATGATGGAAGGCGTCATCACGCGTGGTACCGCGGCCGGCAAGATCAAGCTCGATCGTCCGATCGCCGGCAAGACAGGCACGACCAACGACGAGAAGGATGCCTGGTTCGTGGGCTATACGCCCGATCTGGTGGCCGGCCTTTATCTCGGTTTCGATGATCCGGCGCCGCTCGGTCGCGGGGCGACCGGCGGCAGTCTTTCGGCGCCGATCTTCAACGCCTTCATCCAGGAGGCGGTCAAGGGCACGCGTCCCAGCAAGTTCGTGGTGCCGGAAGGCATGAGCCTCATTCCTGTCAACCGAAAGACAGGCATGGCGGCGGTCGAAGGCGAGCCGGATACGATCATCGAGGCGTTCAAGCCGGGCACAGGCCCCGCCGATTCCTTCTCCGTCATCGGCGGTCTCGATCAATATGTGCCGCCGGAGGAGATCCTGAGGAACTCGCCGCAGGCGAACCAGGCGGTGACTTCCGGCTCGAACGGCCTGTTCTGA
- the prfB gene encoding peptide chain release factor 2 (programmed frameshift) has product MRSEIENIVDEIKQAISLLRRHLDWDQAIRRLDWLNNKAEDPSLWNDAAEAQKLMRERQQLDDGINGLRRFEQQLSDNIELIELGEEEGDAAIVADAEEALRQLRNEATKKQVEAMLSGEADQNDTYLEVHSGAGGTESQDWANMLLRMYTRWAERQGYKVELMEIQDGEEAGIKSATLLVKGHNAYGWLKTESGVHRLVRISPYDSNARRHTSFSSIWVYPVVDDSIQIDINESDCRIDTYRSSGAGGQHVNTTDSAVRITHMPSGIVVQCQQERSQHKNRAKAWDMLRARLYEAELKKREEAANAEAASKTDIGWGHQIRSYVLQPYQLVKDLRTGIESTSPGDVLDGELNDFMEAALAHRVQGGADAVVEDLN; this is encoded by the exons ATGCGAAGCGAAATCGAGAACATTGTCGACGAAATCAAGCAGGCCATAAGCCTGCTGAGGAGGCATCTT GACTGGGACCAGGCGATAAGACGACTGGACTGGTTGAACAACAAGGCGGAGGATCCGTCGCTCTGGAACGATGCCGCCGAGGCGCAGAAACTGATGCGCGAGCGCCAACAGCTCGACGACGGCATAAACGGTCTGCGCCGCTTCGAGCAACAGCTTAGTGACAATATCGAGCTGATCGAACTCGGCGAAGAAGAAGGCGATGCAGCGATTGTTGCGGACGCCGAGGAAGCCCTGAGACAGCTGCGCAACGAAGCCACGAAGAAGCAGGTCGAGGCCATGCTTTCGGGCGAGGCGGATCAGAACGACACCTATCTCGAAGTCCATTCGGGCGCGGGCGGCACGGAAAGCCAGGACTGGGCGAACATGCTGCTGCGCATGTATACGCGCTGGGCCGAGCGCCAGGGCTATAAGGTGGAGCTCATGGAAATCCAGGACGGGGAAGAGGCGGGCATCAAGTCCGCAACGCTTCTCGTCAAGGGTCACAACGCCTATGGCTGGCTGAAGACGGAATCGGGCGTGCACCGCCTTGTCCGTATCTCGCCCTATGACAGCAACGCCCGGCGGCACACGTCGTTCTCGTCCATCTGGGTCTACCCGGTCGTCGACGATTCGATTCAGATCGATATCAACGAAAGCGACTGCCGGATCGACACTTACCGTTCCTCGGGCGCTGGTGGCCAGCACGTCAACACGACCGATTCCGCCGTGCGCATCACGCACATGCCGAGCGGTATCGTGGTGCAGTGCCAGCAGGAGCGCTCGCAGCACAAGAACCGGGCCAAGGCCTGGGACATGCTGCGCGCGCGGCTTTACGAGGCCGAGCTCAAGAAGCGCGAGGAGGCGGCGAACGCCGAGGCGGCCTCCAAGACAGATATCGGTTGGGGTCACCAGATCCGTTCCTATGTTCTCCAGCCCTACCAGTTGGTGAAGGACTTGCGGACGGGCATCGAGAGCACGAGCCCCGGCGATGTGCTCGATGGCGAACTGAACGACTTCATGGAGGCGGCTCTTGCCCACCGCGTGCAGGGTGGTGCGGATGCCGTTGTCGAAGACCTGAACTAA
- a CDS encoding NAD kinase → MARKFNSLAFLASPAAEAQKAAKDLKAIYGNHEADEADVIVALGGDGFMLHTLHKTMNTGKLVYGMNRGSVGFLMNRYSTEDLHRRIERAVENAFHPLEMRTTDVNGNVFTALAINEVYLFRQSYQAAKLKVIIDGKTRLEELTCDGLLLATPAGSTAYNLSAHGPILPLEAPLLALTPVSPFRPRRWRGALLPNHVTVEIEILEADKRPVNAVADHQEVKSVVKVRIAESEKLTARILSDPDHSWSDRILAEQFSN, encoded by the coding sequence ATGGCCCGCAAGTTCAACTCACTCGCCTTCCTCGCCTCTCCGGCAGCAGAGGCGCAAAAGGCGGCCAAGGATCTCAAGGCCATTTATGGCAATCACGAAGCGGACGAAGCCGATGTGATCGTCGCACTCGGCGGTGACGGCTTTATGCTGCATACGCTGCACAAGACGATGAACACCGGCAAGCTTGTCTATGGCATGAACCGTGGCTCGGTCGGCTTTCTGATGAACCGCTACAGCACGGAAGACCTGCATCGCCGCATCGAGCGGGCTGTCGAGAACGCCTTTCACCCGCTTGAGATGCGGACAACCGACGTCAACGGCAACGTATTCACGGCATTGGCGATCAACGAAGTCTATCTGTTTCGCCAATCCTATCAGGCCGCCAAACTGAAGGTCATCATCGACGGCAAGACGAGGCTTGAGGAACTGACCTGTGACGGCCTTCTCTTGGCAACACCGGCCGGCTCGACGGCATACAACCTCTCCGCGCACGGGCCGATCCTGCCGCTGGAAGCGCCGCTGCTGGCGCTGACACCCGTCAGCCCGTTCCGCCCGCGGCGCTGGCGCGGAGCCCTGCTGCCCAATCATGTCACCGTCGAGATCGAGATCCTGGAAGCCGACAAGCGGCCGGTCAATGCGGTCGCCGATCACCAGGAGGTAAAGTCGGTCGTCAAGGTTAGGATTGCCGAATCCGAAAAACTGACAGCCCGCATCCTCTCCGACCCGGATCACTCCTGGTCCGACCGCATTCTGGCCGAGCAATTCTCCAATTGA
- a CDS encoding LysR family transcriptional regulator: MQDLNDIALFAAVVRNNGFSAAARDLNIPKSKLSKHVSRLEEQLGVRLLERSTRKLRMTEIGTVFYEHCQGLLEGVEAAEAEIAAVRAEPTGIVRLGCPFGFTPMLADILPGFHRRYPGVRLLITTTNRRLDLVEERIDVALRAREQLDTDSQLIVRQFGTVRQRLAGSPTLLARLNGITIDNLAQMPTLSTNEQHTNDTWRLLHTDGTAIEIAHRPIIGCSDFLILERAAIEGMGIALLPDHICERAFRTGVLVPVLPEWTSGDVMVHLVFPSRRGLLPATRALIDYLAENLFTAMARCGEFDPRPAASFDI; this comes from the coding sequence TTGCAGGACCTTAATGACATCGCTCTCTTCGCGGCCGTCGTAAGAAACAACGGCTTCAGCGCAGCAGCGCGAGACCTGAACATCCCAAAATCGAAGCTCAGCAAGCATGTCTCGCGCCTGGAAGAACAACTTGGCGTCCGTCTGCTCGAGCGCTCGACGCGCAAGCTGCGCATGACCGAAATCGGGACCGTCTTTTACGAGCATTGCCAGGGATTGCTGGAAGGCGTCGAGGCGGCCGAAGCCGAAATTGCGGCGGTTCGCGCCGAGCCGACGGGGATCGTCCGACTCGGCTGCCCGTTTGGCTTCACGCCGATGCTGGCGGATATCCTGCCGGGCTTTCATCGCCGATATCCCGGCGTTCGCTTGCTGATTACGACGACCAACAGGCGCCTTGATCTGGTCGAAGAGCGAATCGATGTCGCTCTGCGCGCCCGCGAACAGCTTGACACCGACAGTCAATTGATCGTGCGCCAGTTCGGCACGGTACGCCAGCGGCTTGCGGGAAGCCCGACGCTTCTCGCACGTCTCAATGGCATCACCATCGACAATCTTGCCCAGATGCCAACGCTTTCGACGAACGAGCAACACACCAACGACACCTGGCGACTGCTTCATACCGACGGAACCGCAATCGAAATCGCGCACCGGCCTATCATCGGTTGCAGCGATTTCCTCATTCTTGAGCGCGCCGCGATCGAGGGTATGGGAATAGCGCTTTTGCCGGACCACATTTGCGAACGCGCCTTCCGCACCGGCGTCCTCGTTCCGGTCCTGCCGGAATGGACATCGGGCGATGTGATGGTCCACCTCGTCTTTCCCTCGCGCCGCGGTCTGCTGCCCGCAACGCGCGCGCTGATCGACTATCTCGCGGAGAACCTGTTCACTGCCATGGCGCGCTGCGGCGAGTTCGACCCGAGACCGGCGGCATCGTTCGACATCTGA
- a CDS encoding FMN-dependent NADH-azoreductase has product MKVLHIDSGILGEHSVSRRLTAAIVSQIKADRPDAEITYRDLVANGVQHLTGSQIMAPADLGGVEPALAADVQSGRRMLEEFLAADTIVIGAPMYNFSIPSQLKAWIDRLAVAGKTFRYTEAGPEGLAKGKKVIIASTRGGHYSAGPAAAMDHQESYLRTVFGFFGITDVEFVRAEGLNLGDDSKQFAIAEAEKVITAGNVLRLAS; this is encoded by the coding sequence ATGAAAGTCCTTCATATCGACTCCGGCATTCTCGGAGAACATTCGGTTTCCCGCCGCCTGACAGCGGCGATCGTCTCGCAGATCAAGGCCGACCGGCCGGATGCCGAGATCACCTATCGCGACCTCGTGGCCAACGGCGTGCAGCACCTCACTGGTTCGCAGATCATGGCCCCGGCCGACCTCGGTGGCGTCGAGCCGGCTCTCGCCGCCGACGTTCAGAGCGGTCGCCGGATGCTGGAAGAATTCCTGGCTGCCGACACGATCGTCATTGGTGCGCCGATGTACAACTTCTCCATTCCGAGCCAGTTGAAGGCCTGGATCGATCGCCTCGCCGTCGCCGGCAAGACCTTCCGCTACACCGAAGCTGGCCCGGAAGGGCTTGCCAAGGGTAAAAAGGTCATCATTGCCTCGACCCGCGGCGGACATTATTCCGCTGGCCCGGCTGCTGCCATGGACCATCAGGAGAGCTACCTGAGGACGGTTTTCGGCTTCTTCGGCATCACCGACGTCGAATTCGTGCGGGCCGAGGGGCTCAATCTCGGTGACGATTCGAAGCAGTTCGCGATTGCCGAGGCCGAAAAGGTGATCACTGCCGGCAACGTCCTTCGCCTGGCGAGCTAA
- a CDS encoding TrmH family RNA methyltransferase has product MSKDKSGDKSAKDTHYANLRRAHRDARRERGEIPTPRQDKRKKMPADWKPPALAPEQVLLYGLHTVRAALDNPDRKIVRLSVTQNAAARLELGDHAALPFPTEVVTPQDLDRILGPDAIHQGVMLETRPLPHRSLEALRDCPLILVLDQVTDPHNVGAIMRSAVAFDAGALITTMRHSPTESGVLAKSASGALELIPYIQITNLADAIDELHKLGFLTIGLDSEGPEPLEGTFAGNRIALVLGSEGKGLRQKTRQTVRALARLDMPGAIKSLNVSNAAAIAMYAARQFLKI; this is encoded by the coding sequence ATGAGCAAGGACAAGAGCGGCGACAAGAGCGCCAAGGACACCCATTATGCCAATCTCCGGCGCGCCCACCGCGACGCCCGGCGCGAGCGCGGCGAGATCCCCACGCCCAGACAGGACAAACGCAAGAAGATGCCTGCCGATTGGAAACCTCCGGCGCTCGCGCCCGAGCAGGTGCTTCTCTACGGTCTGCATACGGTTCGCGCCGCCCTCGACAATCCGGACCGGAAAATCGTTCGCCTCTCGGTAACTCAGAACGCGGCCGCCCGGTTGGAACTCGGCGACCACGCCGCGCTTCCCTTTCCGACCGAGGTCGTGACGCCGCAGGACCTGGACAGGATTCTCGGCCCGGACGCCATCCACCAGGGCGTGATGCTGGAAACGCGGCCGTTGCCGCACCGCAGTCTTGAAGCGCTGCGCGACTGCCCGCTGATTCTGGTGCTCGACCAGGTGACCGATCCCCACAATGTCGGCGCAATCATGCGCTCCGCGGTCGCCTTCGATGCCGGGGCACTCATTACCACGATGCGCCACAGCCCGACCGAGTCGGGTGTCCTGGCAAAATCCGCTTCCGGCGCGCTGGAGCTGATCCCCTACATCCAGATCACCAACCTCGCCGACGCGATAGACGAACTGCACAAGCTCGGTTTTCTGACAATCGGTCTCGATTCGGAGGGCCCGGAACCGCTTGAAGGTACTTTCGCCGGCAACAGGATCGCCCTCGTATTGGGGTCGGAGGGCAAGGGATTGCGGCAGAAGACGCGTCAGACGGTAAGGGCGCTTGCTCGCCTTGACATGCCGGGAGCAATCAAATCGCTGAACGTCTCGAACGCTGCGGCGATCGCCATGTATGCGGCACGACAGTTTTTGAAGATTTAG
- the tuf gene encoding elongation factor Tu, which translates to MAKSKFERNKPHVNIGTIGHVDHGKTSLTAAITKYFGEFKAYDQIDAAPEEKARGITISTAHVEYETPNRHYAHVDCPGHADYVKNMITGAAQMDGAILVVSAADGPMPQTREHILLARQVGVPAIVVFLNKVDQVDDAELLELVELEVRELLSSYEFPGDDIPIIKGSALAALEDSDKKIGEDAIRELMAAVDAYIPTPERPIDLPFLMPIEDVFSISGRGTVVTGRVERGIIKVGEEVEIVGIRPTTKTTCTGVEMFRKLLDQGQAGDNIGALLRGVDRNGVERGQILCKPGSVTPHTKFKAEAYILTKEEGGRHTPFFTNYRPQFYFRTTDVTGIVTLPEGTEMVMPGDNVTVDVELIVPIAMEEKLRFAIREGGRTVGAGIVASIIK; encoded by the coding sequence ATGGCAAAGAGCAAATTTGAGCGCAACAAGCCGCACGTTAACATTGGCACGATTGGCCACGTTGACCATGGCAAGACGTCGCTGACGGCAGCGATCACGAAGTACTTCGGCGAGTTCAAGGCGTATGACCAGATCGACGCTGCGCCGGAAGAAAAGGCCCGTGGTATCACGATTTCGACGGCGCACGTCGAATACGAGACGCCGAACCGTCACTATGCGCACGTCGACTGCCCCGGCCACGCCGACTACGTGAAGAACATGATCACCGGTGCGGCGCAGATGGACGGCGCGATCCTGGTTGTTTCGGCTGCCGACGGCCCGATGCCGCAGACCCGCGAGCACATCCTGCTCGCCCGCCAGGTCGGCGTTCCGGCGATCGTCGTGTTCCTCAACAAGGTCGACCAGGTCGACGACGCCGAGCTGCTCGAGCTCGTCGAGCTCGAAGTTCGCGAGCTGCTGTCGTCCTACGAATTCCCGGGCGACGACATTCCGATCATCAAGGGCTCGGCGCTCGCCGCGCTTGAAGATAGCGACAAGAAGATCGGCGAAGACGCGATCCGCGAGCTGATGGCCGCGGTTGACGCCTACATCCCGACGCCGGAGCGCCCGATCGACCTGCCGTTCCTGATGCCGATCGAAGACGTGTTCTCGATCTCGGGCCGCGGTACGGTTGTGACCGGTCGCGTCGAGCGCGGCATCATCAAGGTCGGCGAGGAAGTCGAGATCGTCGGCATCCGTCCGACGACGAAGACGACCTGCACGGGCGTTGAAATGTTCCGCAAGCTGCTCGACCAGGGCCAGGCCGGCGACAACATCGGCGCGCTCTTGCGCGGTGTCGACCGCAACGGCGTCGAGCGCGGCCAGATCCTGTGCAAGCCGGGTTCGGTCACGCCGCACACGAAGTTCAAGGCGGAAGCCTACATCCTGACGAAGGAAGAAGGTGGCCGTCATACGCCGTTCTTCACCAACTACCGTCCGCAGTTCTACTTCCGCACGACGGACGTGACCGGCATCGTGACGCTGCCGGAAGGCACGGAAATGGTGATGCCGGGCGACAACGTGACGGTTGACGTCGAGCTGATCGTGCCGATCGCGATGGAAGAAAAGCTGCGCTTCGCGATCCGCGAAGGCGGCCGCACCGTCGGCGCAGGCATCGTCGCCTCCATCATCAAGTAA